ATCCCGCCGCGATGGAGGGCGACACCCTCTTCCACGCCGACTCGCGGGACCGGCTCCAGCGGATCCTCGACTGGGGCCTCGTGGACACCTTCCGGCTCCAGCACGAGGACGCGGGCCTCTACTCCTGGTGGGACTACCGGATGCTCGCCTTCCCGAAGAACCGCGGCTTCCGGATCGACCTGATCCTCGCCACTCCCTCCCTCGCATCGCGGGTGGAGGGCTCGTCGATCGATCGCGAGGAGCGCAAGGGCAAGCAGCCCTCGGACCACGCCCCCGTGCTCGTGAAGATCGCTTAGCTCTTCGCCGCGGCCTCGATCCGGTCGGTGAACTCCGCCCTCTCGTCGTCGATCACCTTCCGCTCCGAGATCATGAAGGTGCGGAAGGCCCACCACGCCAGGTTGAACCAGGGCGGGAGCGGGAGCTTGCCTCTGCGGGCGACCTGCGTGGCGCCGGCGGCCAGGAAGCCCATCGCCGCCAGCGTCCCCAGGTTCACCGAGCCCCTGGTCGCGCGGAGCACGCCGAGGTCGAGCTCTTCGAACATGCGCGTCGCGGCGCGGGCCACCTCGCTGCCGTTGAAGAGCGCCAACCGGACGATCTCCCCTTCGACCTCGGCGGGCGACTCCTCCCCCGGCAGGACCACCTGATCCGCCCGGGTGAAGGCGCGGAGCGCGTCGAGGATCCTCGAGTCGTCCAGCTCCGTCGGATCGTAGAGACATAGGACACTGCCGGTAAACGGTCGGACCTCCACCTCCTCCATCCCGTCGAGACGGCTCAGATGGTCGGCGATGGCGTCTCCCTCGTTCGGCTTCTCGCGCAGCCAGCCCAGGCGGAGCCGGAGGCGGCCTTGGCTCTGGTGCACGACGTAGGCGACCCGCTTCATGCCCTTCCCCCGGTCAGTGATGCGTCGGCGACTCCTTGCCGCGCGCCCGCGCGCGGGCCTCGGCCATGAGATCCGAGAGATCCTCCTGCTTCATCGCGCCCCTGGCGACGATCGCGTCCACGAAGCGATAGCCCGCCGTGGCGAGCTCGACGAGCAGCGGCCGCAGGTGCTTGGAGAGCAGCACCGTGCCCGCGCCGGCGCCATAGCCGATCAGGAAGGACGGCAGGTGGAACTTCATCGCGACTCTCCTCCTCTTCGAATCACGCGGATTCGGGGCGCCGCCGACAGGAGCATCGGCGCGGCCAGGCCCACGGCGAATCCGCCGAGGAGCAGCGGCGTCGGCGCCGGGATCCGGAGGACGCGCCGGAGCTGGGGAACGACCAATCCCCCGAGATGCAGGAGCGCCGCCGAGCCCACCAGCCCCGCGAAGCGGGCGTCTGCACCGGCACGCTCCTGCCTCGATCCGCGCCGCGGCGCCCGGCAGGCCACCGCGTAGCCGAGCTGGGCGGTCGGCAGGACGGCGAAGGCCAGGGGCGGACCGCCGAGGATCATCGCGCCGGCGCCCATGGCCGTCATCCAGCCTCCGTCGCGAACGAGGCGACGCAGATCTTCGCCGTCGATGAGGGGCGCGCCCTTCACCGCCGGTGGGCGATCCAGCACCTCGGGCTTGCCCGGCTCGAGGGCGAGGGCGAGCGCGGGCAGCGTATCCGAGAGGAGGTTGAGCCAGAGGAGCTGCAGCGGGAGCAGCGGCTCGGGGAGGCCGACGAGGAGCGCACCCAGGATCAGCGCCAGCTCCGAGAGGTTGGTGGCGCAGATGAAGTGCAGCGATCGGCGCAGGTTGTCCTGGACGATCCGCCCCTCGCCCACCGCGGCCAGGATGGTCCGGAGATCGTCGCCCGCCATCACCAGATCGGCGACCTGCCTCGCGAGATCGCTCGCCCTGGCGCCGACCGAGATCCCCACGTCCGCGACCTTCAGCGCCGGCGCGTCGTTGATCCCGTCCCCAGCCATCGCCACGATCTCGCCGCGCTCCTGGAGGAGCTTCACCACGGCGAGCTTCTCCTCCGGCGTGATCCGGGCGAGGACCGCGGTCCGATCGAGGCGGCGGGCGAGCTCGTCTCGGCCAAGTGTGGCGAGCTCGCTCGCGAGGAGCGTGCCGCCGCCCAGGTCGAGCTCGCCGGCGATGGCCTCCGCGGTCCGCCGCTGATCCCCCGTGAGGATCACGGTGCGGATCCCTGCTCGCCGCGCCAGGCGGATCGCCTCCCCCGCCCCCTCCCGGATCGGATCGCGCAAGCCGGCGAGGCCGATGAACGTGAGGCCGCCCTCCAAGTGAGACGGATCTTCACCTTCAGAGAACCGCTTCCAGGCGAAGGCGAGCACGCGGAGTCCGGCCGAGGCGAGCGCCGCGTTGCTCTCGCGCAGGCGGGCGCGGCCCTCGTCGCCCAGGGCTCCCGAGCGGTCGCGATCACAGAGGTCAATGACCTGGCCCGGCGCTCCCTTCACGAAGGCGACGAGCTCGCCGTCCGGCGCGTCGTGGAGGCTCACGACGTAGCGGACGCCCCGGGACCGCTCCCGCAGCTCCCGGCGCGGGAAGGCCTGCCGCAGCCGCGCACCGTCGAGACCCGCGTGCTCCGCGCCGAGGACCAGCGCGCGCTCGGTGGAGCTCCCCGCGAGCCGCGTCTCGCCGCGCACCTCTTCCACCTCGCTGTTGAGCAGGCCCGCTGCGAGGAGAAGGGATCCGGGATCCTCCAGGATCCGCTCCGGATCCGCCGTGATCGTCGCCGGGTCGACGGCACCATCGCCCAGGTCGATCGCCTCGAGGCGCATCTCGTTCCGCGTGAGCGTGCCGGTCTTGTCCGCGCAGATCACGCTGACCGTGCCGAGGGCCTCCGAGGCCGCCAGACGGCGCACGATCATCCCGTGGCGGTGGAGCCTCTGCATCGAGCGCACGAGGGCGGCGGTGGCCACGATCGGCAGGCCCTCCGGGATCGCCGCGACGCCGAGGGCCACGGCGCTCTGCAGGACCCGCGCAAAGCTCCTTCCGCGCAGCAGA
The Vulgatibacter incomptus DNA segment above includes these coding regions:
- a CDS encoding HMA2 domain-containing protein produces the protein MKRVAYVVHQSQGRLRLRLGWLREKPNEGDAIADHLSRLDGMEEVEVRPFTGSVLCLYDPTELDDSRILDALRAFTRADQVVLPGEESPAEVEGEIVRLALFNGSEVARAATRMFEELDLGVLRATRGSVNLGTLAAMGFLAAGATQVARRGKLPLPPWFNLAWWAFRTFMISERKVIDDERAEFTDRIEAAAKS
- a CDS encoding cation-translocating P-type ATPase; its protein translation is MIVLLADTQVHPARVARHHRAARRLRLEVPGLVGDRHLGRRLEQTVGAWPGIVEARANPLSGRVLIRYSPGTPLLAELHEEGREAAAPPRNGRRTERQWHALSVADVLEELGSGPDGLDHAEAAARLRRYGANLVEPVDERSRLEIAFGQVANLPMGLLFGSAGLAAVTGQALEATAILVVIGLNAAIGYRIESKNQEILASWRKLESGVALAVRGGSLVNVAATELVPGDVLVCRSGDVLPADARLIESRRLAADEAPLTGESEAQQKSDEPVPADEPLAQRTSMLYAGSTVVAGSGRAVVVATAGATELARVRRLVETSQAPQAPVTKRLESLSNGLAWASLGAAGLSAGLGLLRGRSFARVLQSAVALGVAAIPEGLPIVATAALVRSMQRLHRHGMIVRRLAASEALGTVSVICADKTGTLTRNEMRLEAIDLGDGAVDPATITADPERILEDPGSLLLAAGLLNSEVEEVRGETRLAGSSTERALVLGAEHAGLDGARLRQAFPRRELRERSRGVRYVVSLHDAPDGELVAFVKGAPGQVIDLCDRDRSGALGDEGRARLRESNAALASAGLRVLAFAWKRFSEGEDPSHLEGGLTFIGLAGLRDPIREGAGEAIRLARRAGIRTVILTGDQRRTAEAIAGELDLGGGTLLASELATLGRDELARRLDRTAVLARITPEEKLAVVKLLQERGEIVAMAGDGINDAPALKVADVGISVGARASDLARQVADLVMAGDDLRTILAAVGEGRIVQDNLRRSLHFICATNLSELALILGALLVGLPEPLLPLQLLWLNLLSDTLPALALALEPGKPEVLDRPPAVKGAPLIDGEDLRRLVRDGGWMTAMGAGAMILGGPPLAFAVLPTAQLGYAVACRAPRRGSRQERAGADARFAGLVGSAALLHLGGLVVPQLRRVLRIPAPTPLLLGGFAVGLAAPMLLSAAPRIRVIRRGGESR